Proteins encoded in a region of the Rutidosis leptorrhynchoides isolate AG116_Rl617_1_P2 chromosome 9, CSIRO_AGI_Rlap_v1, whole genome shotgun sequence genome:
- the LOC139867455 gene encoding cytochrome c-type biogenesis CcmH-like mitochondrial protein: MENEEDPVKKQQIVDARARNISHNVRCLECGSQSIEESQADIAVLLRKLIRDEIRSGKSDKDIYKKLGEEYGETILYTPKFDWQTAGLWLSPLLIAATAGGIWAYGRHRQRTNVHLLAMNLTRGVPLTRKEKETMIEILTPPPSQGIFPSSPWWKQWFQRE; encoded by the exons ATGGAAAACGAAGAGGATCCGGTGAAGAAACAACAGATTGTGGATGCTCGAGCAAGAAACATAAGTCACAATGTCCGTTGTTTAGAATGTGGTAGTCAGTCCATTGAAGAATCTCAAGCTGATATTGCTGTTCTCCTCAGAAAG CTTATTCGTGATGAAATAAGATCTGGCAAAAGTGACAAAGATATCTATAAGAAGCTTGGAGAGGAATACGGGGAGACAATACTTTACACTCCAAAGTTCGATTGGCAGACTGCAGGCTTGTGGTTGTCACCG CTTCTGATTGCTGCGACAGCTGGAGGAATATGGGCATATGGCAGACACAGGCAAAGGACTAACGTCCATTTACTTGCGATGAACCTTACGAGAGGTGTCCCATTAACTCGTAAAGAAAAGGAAACCATGATCGAGATCCTTACACCACCACCGTCTCAAGGAATTTTTCCTTCATCCCCATGGTGGAAACAGTGGTTTCAAAGAGAGTAA